A genomic region of Pelodiscus sinensis isolate JC-2024 chromosome 1, ASM4963464v1, whole genome shotgun sequence contains the following coding sequences:
- the LOC142827393 gene encoding olfactory receptor 51I1-like, translated as MVGFNSTSFHPATYQLTGFPGQEAAYHWIAVPFVVLYVTAVVGNCLVLCIVWKDRSLHQPMYLFLCMLAVNDLGMALSTLPTVLGTFCLHFTAIVFDGCLAQMFFIHSFTFVESGILLAMAFDRLVAICNPLRYAAILTHPRIVGIGLAAVIKGTSTNLPFPFLIKRLPVCKSNILSHAYCLHSDMMRLACGDTTVNNIYGLFATLFTCGFDSMFIILSYIKILKTVLSIASHKQRLTALNTCISHICAVLLFYVPIVAVAVMRRFGENVPHFVQILMSYLYLFVTPVLNPVIYSVKTKEIRKGIFRLFSRDVM; from the coding sequence ATGGTGGGTTTCAATAGCACCAGCTTCCACCCTGCGACGTACCAGCTGACCGGGTTCCCAGGCCAGGAGGCGGCTTACCACTGGATCGCTGTCCCCTTCGTTGTGTTATACGTCACTGCCGTGGTGGGGAATTGCCTTGTTCTCTGCATTGTCTGGAAAGACCGGAGTCTCCACCAGCCCATGTATCTGTTCCTTTGCATGTTGGCAGTCAACGATCTCGGGATGGCTCTGTCAACCCTGCCCACCGTGCTCGGCACCTTCTGTCTCCACTTCACAGCCATCGTTTTCGACGGCTGCCTGGCCCAGATGTTTTTCATTCACTCCTTTACCTTCGTGGAGTCGGGGATTTTACTGGCCATGGCGTTCGATCGCTtggtggccatctgtaacccgctgcgCTACGCAGCCATCCTGACCCACCCCAGGATCGTGGGAATTGGGCTGGCTGCTGTGATTAAAGGTACCAGCACAaatctccctttccccttcctgatTAAACGGCTGCCAGTCTGCAAAAGCAACATCCTCTCCCACGCCTACTGCTTGCACTCGGACATGATGAGGTTGGCGTGTGGAGACACCACCGTCAATAACATCTACGGATTGTTTGCCACTCTCTTCACTTGTGGTTTTGACTCCATGTTCATCATCCTCTCTTACATTAAGATTCTGAAGACAGTTTTAAGCATTGCATCCCACAAGCAGCGCCTCACGGCCCTGAACACCTGCATCTCCCACATCTGTGCCGTCCTACTCTTCTATGTCCCAATCGTTGCCGTTGCGGTGATGCGCAGGTTTGGGGAAAATGTCCCTCATTTTGTGCAAATCCTCATGTCCTATCTCTACCTCTTTGTCACCCCTGTGTTAAACCCTGTCATTTACAGTGTGAAAACAAAGGAGATTCGCAAGGGGATTTTCCGCCTGTTCTCTAGAGATGTGATGTAA
- the LOC102455583 gene encoding olfactory receptor 51I1-like isoform X2, with amino-acid sequence MVGFNSTSFHPATFQLAGFPGQEAAYHWIAVPFLVLYVTAMAGNCLVLCIVWADRRLHQPMYLFLCMLAVNDLGLSLSTLPTVLGTFCFHFTDIAFHACLAQMFFIHSFSFMESGILVAMAFDRLVAICNPLRYVAILTNPRIVGIGLAVLIKSTSMIFPFPFLIKRLPICKSNVLSHAYCLHSDMMRLACADTTVNNIYGLFATLFTYGLDSMFIILSYIKILKTVLSIASHEQRLTALNTCISHICAVLLFYVPIVAVAVMHRFGKNVPHVVQILMSYVYLFVTPVLNPVIYSVKTKEIRGRLQRRLMGTRR; translated from the exons ATGGTGGGTTTCAATAGCACCAGCTTCCACCCTGCGACGTTCCAGCTGGCCGGGTTCCCAGGCCAGGAGGCGGCTTACCACTGGATCGCCGTCCCCTTCCTTGTGTTATACGTCACTGCCATGGCGGGGAATTGCCTTGTTCTCTGCATTGTCTGGGCAGACCGGCGTCTCCACCAGCCCATGTATCTGTTCCTTTGCATGTTGGCAGTCAACGACCTCGGTTTGTCTCTGTCAACCCTGCCCACCGTGCTCGGCACCTTCTGCTTCCATTTCACAGACATCGCTTTCCACGCCTGCCTGGCCCAGATGTTTTTCATTCACTCCTTTTCCTTCATGGAGTCAGGGATTTTAGTGGCCATGGCGTTCGATCGCTtggtggccatctgtaacccgctgcgCTACGTGGCCATCTTGACCAATCCCAGGATTGTAGGAATCGGGCTGGCTGTTCTGATTAAAAGTACCAGCATgatcttccctttccccttcctgatTAAACGGCTGccaatctgcaaaagcaacgtcCTCTCCCACGCCTACTGCTTGCACTCGGACATGATGAGGCTGGCGTGTGCAGACACCACCGTCAATAACATCTACGGACTATTTGCCACTCTCTTCACGTATGGTTTAGACTCCATGTTCATCATCCTCTCTTACATTAAGATTCTGAAGACGGTTTTAAGTATCGCATCCCATGAGCAGCGCCTCACGGCCCTGAACACCTGCATCTCCCACATCTGCGCCGTCCTACTCTTCTACGTCCCAATCGTTGCTGTTGCGGTGATGCACAGGTTTGGGAAAAATGTCCCTCATGTTGTGCAAATCCTCATGTCCTATGTCTACCTGTTTGTCACCCCTGTGTTAAACCCTGTCATTTACAGTGTGAAAACAAAGGAGATTC GGGGTCGCTTGCAGAGGCGGCTGATGGGAACGAGGAGATGA
- the LOC102455583 gene encoding olfactory receptor 51I1-like isoform X1 has translation MVGFNSTSFHPATFQLAGFPGQEAAYHWIAVPFLVLYVTAMAGNCLVLCIVWADRRLHQPMYLFLCMLAVNDLGLSLSTLPTVLGTFCFHFTDIAFHACLAQMFFIHSFSFMESGILVAMAFDRLVAICNPLRYVAILTNPRIVGIGLAVLIKSTSMIFPFPFLIKRLPICKSNVLSHAYCLHSDMMRLACADTTVNNIYGLFATLFTYGLDSMFIILSYIKILKTVLSIASHEQRLTALNTCISHICAVLLFYVPIVAVAVMHRFGKNVPHVVQILMSYVYLFVTPVLNPVIYSVKTKEIRKAIFRLFSREVM, from the coding sequence ATGGTGGGTTTCAATAGCACCAGCTTCCACCCTGCGACGTTCCAGCTGGCCGGGTTCCCAGGCCAGGAGGCGGCTTACCACTGGATCGCCGTCCCCTTCCTTGTGTTATACGTCACTGCCATGGCGGGGAATTGCCTTGTTCTCTGCATTGTCTGGGCAGACCGGCGTCTCCACCAGCCCATGTATCTGTTCCTTTGCATGTTGGCAGTCAACGACCTCGGTTTGTCTCTGTCAACCCTGCCCACCGTGCTCGGCACCTTCTGCTTCCATTTCACAGACATCGCTTTCCACGCCTGCCTGGCCCAGATGTTTTTCATTCACTCCTTTTCCTTCATGGAGTCAGGGATTTTAGTGGCCATGGCGTTCGATCGCTtggtggccatctgtaacccgctgcgCTACGTGGCCATCTTGACCAATCCCAGGATTGTAGGAATCGGGCTGGCTGTTCTGATTAAAAGTACCAGCATgatcttccctttccccttcctgatTAAACGGCTGccaatctgcaaaagcaacgtcCTCTCCCACGCCTACTGCTTGCACTCGGACATGATGAGGCTGGCGTGTGCAGACACCACCGTCAATAACATCTACGGACTATTTGCCACTCTCTTCACGTATGGTTTAGACTCCATGTTCATCATCCTCTCTTACATTAAGATTCTGAAGACGGTTTTAAGTATCGCATCCCATGAGCAGCGCCTCACGGCCCTGAACACCTGCATCTCCCACATCTGCGCCGTCCTACTCTTCTACGTCCCAATCGTTGCTGTTGCGGTGATGCACAGGTTTGGGAAAAATGTCCCTCATGTTGTGCAAATCCTCATGTCCTATGTCTACCTGTTTGTCACCCCTGTGTTAAACCCTGTCATTTACAGTGTGAAAACAAAGGAGATTCGCAAAGCAATCTTCCGCCTATTCTCTAGAGAGGTGATGTAA
- the LOC142826610 gene encoding hemoglobin subunit beta-like codes for MVHWTAEEKQFITSLWGKVDVAECGGEALARLLIVYPWTQRFFSSFGNLSSPTAILGNPKVRAHGKKVLTSFGEAVKNLDHVKATYAKLSELHCNKLHVDPENFRLLGDILVIVLASHFGKEFTPACQAAWQKLVGVVAHALAHQYH; via the exons ATGGTGCACTGGACAGCCGAGGAGAAGCAGTTCATTACCAGCCTGTGGGGCAAGGTGGACGTGGCCGAATGCGGGGGCGAAGCCCTGGCCAG GCTGCTGATCGTCTACCCTTGGACCCAGCGGTTCTTCTCCTCCTTCGGGAAcctctccagccccacggccatcCTGGGCAACCCCAAGGTGCGGGCCCACGGCAAGAAGGTGCTGACCTCCTTCGGGGAGGCCGTGAAGAACCTGGACCACGTGAAGGCCACCTACGCCAAGCTGAGCGAGCTGCACTGCAACAAGCTGCACGTGGACCCCGAGAACTTCCGG ctcctgggCGACATCCTGGTGATCGTCCTGGCCTCCCACTTCGGGAAGGAGTTCACTCCGGCCTGCCAGGCCGCCTGGCAGAAGCTGGTGGGCGTGGTGGCCCACGCGCTGGCCCACCAGTACCACTGA
- the LOC142818157 gene encoding hemoglobin subunit beta-like, translating into MVHWTPEEKQMITSLWAKVNVAECGGEALARMMIVYPWTQRFFSTFGNLSNPQAIQHNPKVLEHGKKVLTSFGNAVKDLDHIKETFAHLSELHCEKLHVDPENFKLLGNVLVIVLAAHFGKDFTPACQAAWHKLVAAVAHALALRYH; encoded by the exons ATGGTGCACTGGACGCCCGAGGAGAAGCAGATGATCACCAGCCTGTGGGCCAAGGTCAATGTGGCCGAATGCGGGGGCGAAGCCCTGGCCAG GATGATGATCGTCTACCCCTGGACGCAGAGGTTTTTCTCCACCTTCGGGAACCTCTCGAACCCCCAAGCCATCCAGCACAACCCCAAAGTCCTCGAGCACGGCAAGAAGGTGCTGACCTCCTTCGGGAACGCCGTGAAGGACCTGGACCACATCAAGGAAACCTTCGCCCACCTGAGTGAGCTGCACTGCGAGAAGCTCCACGTGGACCCTGAGAATTTCAAG CTCCTGGGCAACGTTTTGGTCATCGTCCTGGCTGCCCACTTCGGGAAGGATTTCACCCCCGCCTGCCAGGCCGCCTGGCACAAGCTGGTCGCCGCAGTGGCCCACGCGCTGGCCCTCAGGTACCACTGA